CATTGTCAATAATATATTTAGCTTGCAAATACTGTAATAAGTAACATCATCATAGTGTTCATGATATTAATACAAAGATGTCACTAGTGAATGATATTAACGCCCTAGTCATATGCCAagtgctaagtgctttatgtcTATTACATCTTATCATCTTCACTATTACAGCGCCATGTGGGAATTACTGAAGCTGTGATTCAAAGTTGCACAAGTTGTATGTGGAGGAGGCTGAGTTGAAGCCTAAGAGAACTGGGGCTCTGTGCTAGAACATTTCATCAACTCCCTGAggcagggaatggcaactcccCCTAGGAAGAGGCCAGTCTCGTGGAAGGCAGATGTGAATTCAGGGGCACCCTAGGGCAGCGTTTGGGTCCCCTCACTCtcatctgtctctgtctcttgcGCAGCTCCAGCACCAAGGCAGTCCCTTTAGTGATCCCGACTTCTCAATCCCTGAACTCTCACTCAGAACCCTGCCTCCAAACCACATGCCCTTTGAGATCTGGCATGGCCTGGAAGATGAAGTACGTCTGAGCCTCACCCAGGAGGCCTTCTGGTCCTTCAGCCAGCACCTGCTGGCTTGCGATGGTTGACCAGCATGACCTCAGCCCTGGCAATTCCATCGTGGAGGATCAGCTTTGGGAAGCAAGACTCAAGGCCAAAGGCCTAGCGGGCAACTTGGCTGGCATCATGACTGCCCTGggcctgcccagcccccagcaaACACCCCCTCGGTCCTGTCCCCTTAGGGGACACAGCCTTCCAGAAGAAGTGTCGAGGGTATGTAATAATCCGGGACTACAGCTTTTGGACAGACCGAGCTGTGACTTTCTTGGGTGAGCTCAAGGCCAAATACTCTCAATAGAGGAGGTGGGACTTCCTGTTAGGGCTGCAACCCTTTCCCTTTCACAGCTGattctttcctgtttttgtttttgttttttttctcaccaGGGATTTTTTTCTGCCTTGCTTCTTGGCTAGAAAGGAGACACATGTTGTCTAGCAGGGCTTGTGTACCATGTATCTGGGAACATTTCCTGGGGACCAGGCCTCTAGTCCTTATGCCTGGGCCTCCCTGCCCAGGTCCTGTGGCCTCCCTTCCAGATCTGGGtgggactccatggacagcaTCTCATGAAATCCCATTCCAGTGGTACTGGTGGCTCATTTTCTGGGTGGAAAGAAATAACACCTCTTTGAAGAGGCTTcacttacagtccatggggtcacaaacagtcggacgtgactgagtgatgaacgcttttcactttcatttcccaCTCTACAGGGGAGTACAGTTGGTCCCCTTCCTGTCATTTAGGGGAGGTCCAGGGACTGCCTTCTTGTCTCTATCGACCTCACTTCCTGTATGAAGATATGGACTTTCTGAGCAACCAGGCCTCCCTTTTTTCTGGAGTTCACTTCCTCTTCTAGACTACCTCTCTGACTGTGTCCACTGCTCCAACTTCCCATCTTACAGTGCTTCCTCCTATTCAATGGATGTGTGACTCTTGAAAAGCTAAGGACCCGAGTCACATCTGTTTCTTGCTCAGGACATATCCACTTCGGGATGACAGATGGCATCCCTGGCCTGGGGCTCTCCTGAAGCTCCTATTTATAGTGTGGCTTTTGCGGATGGCTGGGGGGACCAGGCCATACCCCAGGATCTTTTTCTCCTTAAATGTGTTTCCCTATTTTCAACGACTGTATATACTGGGAAATtcaatgttctttttatttttaaacattttatttacaaaaattaatttattcttgtaaataaaactcttcaaaggggtgagatttttttttttttttttgtctccataaACCTGACTTGAGGAGAAGGGAAGGTGTGGAttagggcagagggagggaaagggTGGAGGGCATCAAAGGGAGAGGGGCAGGGCCacaaggggtgggatggggatggggagagcAGCAGGTGGAGTGACCCTGGGGGAAGGTGGCTGAAATTTGTCTGGAGTAGCCCTTCCACCACAGGGCCAACAGGCATGTTCCTGGCCAGGACACGACAGAGAGAAGGACAGAGGCAAACAGAGTGACAGGTGGCCCTTCCTTGAGATGAGGTGGAGATATGCACAGGCTACAGCGGGCCAAGAGGAAACAGGAGACGGGAAGACAAAGAGATGCTCAGAGAAGCAGATGCAAGCGGTGGAGAAACTCAGGGGAAGCAAGGACATGACAGATAAGGTAAGTCCTAGAGGGAGACAAGAAGGACCCAGAGAGAAAACGAGACAGAGAAGCGTCCAAAGGAAACAGAGAGACGGAAACGGTCTGAGGACAGAGAGACGCtgacagagatggggagagatgGAGATGGCCAGGGAGGGCGCCGTGAGCTGGGCCGCGCGCCCGGCGCTCAGGCCGGGCCCCCGGCGCCAGCTGGCCCAGGTCGGCTCACCCACTCGAGGTAGAGGCCGCACACACGGAACCCCAGCACCTTGGCCGGGAAGACGCCCGCGGAGGCACTGGAGGCGGCGACTGCGGCGGCCGCGGGTTCGGGCCGGGGCCCGCGGCTCTCGGCCCCCAGCGCGGCCAGCACGGCCTCCACCGCGGCGCCCAGAGCCCGGACCTGGCGCGCCGCGTCCTCCAAACGCCGCAGCAGGCGCAGCGCGCGCGGGTTCAGCTCGCCCTGGAGGCGGCGCACGACGTCCAGCAGCGGCGGAAGCGCGGCCAGCGCCGCGGCGTCCAGCCGCAGGCGCTCGGGCACTGGCAGGCCAGCGTGGCCCGGGGCCGGGTCGCTCAGATCGGCCACCGGCAGCCGCGGGGGCGAGAAGCCGGGCAGCCCGAAGGGGTCTCCCTGGTGCTGCACCTGCGGAGACGAGGCAGTCAGGGCGGCCCCTCGGCTGGGAACTCAGCCCTCAACCGCTCTCCTGGGGCCTCAGTGTCCCCAGTCTCACACTGCCAACAGGACGGCTGTGTTTGAGAGaatacaaaacaacaaaaaccaccgTGGACTTTACACAggggcctctgttttctcatctactcCATAGAGATTTAAACGTATCCACTTCTTAAGGTAGTTATATGCGTGCTAAGAGGCTTAAGGCAGGTCCTGACCCATTGGAAGGGCACAAAAAAATGCTACCTCTTTTATTAATGCTATCTtacagacccaggttcaaatcctgttCACCACCACTCACTAGCTGTGCAGTCGGGTGCAAAaccctttccttctctgagcctcagtggtCTCTTCTATAAGACGAGGGACAgttctctgtccttccttcctaCCAGGGACCTCTTGAGAATCACAGAAGATAGTGCAGGGGCCGAGGCCGTTCGACTCCCTTCCCCATGTTCCCCCACCTCTCCACCTGCTTAACACACAGCCAGGGACTCCATGAGTAACTATCAtgagaatgaacaaatgaaaagataaaggtGATCTGTAATTTGTAAAGATGCTATAACAATACCATTTATCCTTTGCTAACATGTTGCTTCTGGTTCAGGCACTGTGCCTCCTGCTTTAAAC
This genomic interval from Bos mutus isolate GX-2022 chromosome 25, NWIPB_WYAK_1.1, whole genome shotgun sequence contains the following:
- the LOC106701499 gene encoding LOW QUALITY PROTEIN: cardiotrophin-2-like (The sequence of the model RefSeq protein was modified relative to this genomic sequence to represent the inferred CDS: inserted 2 bases in 1 codon; deleted 1 base in 1 codon): MSESAGEVRDLVLTSDFFLPAPFCLLALLLPPLSLGAPMSTAESVNQAYNLALDMQMHTSTLLQTYLQHQGSPFSDPDFSIPELSLRTLPPNHMPFEIWHGLEDEVRLSLTQEAFWSFSQHLWLAMVDQHDLSPGNSIVEDQLWEARLKAKGLAGNLAGIMTALGLPXAPSKHPLGPVPLGDTAFQKKCRGYVIIRDYSFWTDRAVTFLGELKAKYSQ
- the CTF1 gene encoding cardiotrophin-1 isoform X1, producing MEATLMKLYVNLALIGFQQWFGDRECISGGTTVWQMSGALFSLSWNGTEPAWLKNWRIQSGASGFRKSEPGRSGQEARGWGALIPPLLFPPEDPQADSSASPLPHLEAKIQQTHSLARLLTKYAEQLLQEYVQHQGDPFGLPGFSPPRLPVADLSDPAPGHAGLPVPERLRLDAAALAALPPLLDVVRRLQGELNPRALRLLRRLEDAARQVRALGAAVEAVLAALGAESRGPRPEPAAAAVAASSASAGVFPAKVLGFRVCGLYLEWVSRPGPAGAGGPA
- the CTF1 gene encoding cardiotrophin-1 isoform X2, giving the protein MSRREGSLEDPQADSSASPLPHLEAKIQQTHSLARLLTKYAEQLLQEYVQHQGDPFGLPGFSPPRLPVADLSDPAPGHAGLPVPERLRLDAAALAALPPLLDVVRRLQGELNPRALRLLRRLEDAARQVRALGAAVEAVLAALGAESRGPRPEPAAAAVAASSASAGVFPAKVLGFRVCGLYLEWVSRPGPAGAGGPA